A single genomic interval of Camelina sativa cultivar DH55 chromosome 11, Cs, whole genome shotgun sequence harbors:
- the LOC104722172 gene encoding exosome complex component RRP41-like isoform X1, which translates to MFNGEFLLPRSPPRLLLFFRLSNPLRTQILIFIKSLSAQNKMSAKPGAATPTYSPKVVGRSRLPIFKDSDLDWSRPDGRGFPQCRPALLQTGAVSSASGSAYAEFGNTKVIVSVFGPRESKKAMTYSDVGRLNCNVSYTTFASPTLGQGTDHKEFSSMLHKALEGVIMMETFPKTTVDVFALVLESGGSDLSVVISCASLALADAGIMMYDLITAVSVSCIGKNLMIDPVTEEEGCEDGSFMMTCMPSRYEVTQLTVTGEWTTPNINEAMQLCLDACSKLGEIMRDCLKQAASASDE; encoded by the exons atgtTTAACGGCGAGTTCCTCCTTCCACGTTCTCCGCCGcgacttcttttgttttttcgtcTCTCAAACCCTCTCAG GACTCAGATTCTGATTTTTATAAAGTCTCTCAGCGCACAGAACAAAATGTCAGCAAAACCTGGAGCCGCAACGCCAACGTATTCACCTAAAGTTGTGGGAAGATCTCGACTTCCTATTTTCAAAGACTCCGACCTCGATTGGTCCCGTCCTGATGGCCGTGGCTTCCCTCAATGCCGACCTGCCT tgcttcAAACTGGTGCTGTGAGCTCTGCTTCTGGTTCTGCTTATGCTGAGTTTGGGAACACAAAAGTCATTGTTTCAGT ATTTGGGCCAAGGGAGAGTAAGAAAGCAATGACTTATAGTGATGTTGGTAGATTGAATTGCAATGTTAGCTATACTACTTTTGCTTCCCCGACTCTTGGCCAG GGAACTGATCATAAAGAGTTCTCATCAATGCTTCACAAAGCGTTGGAAGGCGTAATAATGATGGAGACTTTTCCAAAGACTACTGTTGATGTTTTTGCATTGGTTCTTGAATCCGGAGGCA GTGACCTTTCTGTTGTGATATCATGTGCTAGTCTTGCTCTAGCTGATGCCGGGATTATGATGTATGACCTTATCACAGCTGTTTCAGTG TCTTGCATAGGGAAAAACCTGATGATTGACCCGGTTACTGAAGAGGAAGGATGTGAAGATGGAAGCTTTATGATGACGTGCATGCCATCTCGTTATGAAGTCACTCAGCTAACCGTCACGGGTGAATGGACAACGCCTAATATCAACGAG GCAATGCAGCTTTGCTTGGATGCTTGTTCAAAACTTGGAGAGATCATGCGGGATTGTTTGAAACAGGCTGCCTCAGCTTCCGATGAATGA
- the LOC104722173 gene encoding E3 ubiquitin-protein ligase RMA3-like — protein sequence MEGNFIMSDAQRTHDDGFIVKQKSDLITGSKGGQANESGCFDCNICLDSAHDPVVTLCGHLFCWPCIYRWLHVQLSSVSIDQHHNNCPVCKSNITITSLVPLYGRGMSSSSSTVGSKKQDAESTEIPRRPAPSTLYNPISSGSSLSPSLQHQTLSPTFHNHQYSPRGYTTTESTDLANVVMMSFLYPVIGMFGDMVYTRIFGTFTNTIAQPYQSQRMMQREKSLNRVSIFFLCCIVLCLLLF from the coding sequence ATGGAAGGGAACTTCATTATGTCTGATGCTCAACGAACCCATGATGATGGCTTCATAGTCAAACAAAAATCTGATCTCATCACGGGTTCAAAGGGAGGTCAAGCTAATGAAAGTGGCTGTTTTGATTGCAACATCTGTCTAGACTCGGCTCATGATCCTGTCGTCACTCTCTGCGGACACCTTTTCTGCTGGCCTTGCATTTACAGGTGGTTACATGTTCAGTTATCATCTGTCTCCATTGATCAGCACCACAACAATTGCCCTGTCTGTAAATCCAACATTACCATCACCTCACTGGTTCCTCTCTATGGAAGAGGCatgtcttcgtcttcttccacGGTTGGCTCTAAGAAACAGGATGCAGAATCCACAGAGATACCCCGCAGACCTGCTCCATCAACCTTATACAACCCAATCTCTTCAGGATCATCTCTGAGCCCAAGCTTGCAACATCAAACTCTGTCTCCAACATTCCATAACCACCAGTATTCCCCTCGTGGCTACACCACAACCGAATCAACTGACCTTGCCAATGTAGTAATGATGAGTTTTCTCTACCCGGTGATTGGAATGTTTGGGGACATGGTCTATACCAGGATATTTGGGACTTTCACAAACACAATAGCTCAGCCTTACCAAAGCCAGAGGATGATGCAGCGTGAGAAGTCTCTTAATCGGGtatcaatatttttcctttgttgcatCGTCCTTTGCCTCCTACTcttctag
- the LOC104722170 gene encoding proton pump-interactor 1-like, protein MGVEVVNGGFEVAPAPFEGKPDKNGKPDQVKGDKVSIKFGSHGEPPKKAEETNNKVLNADVPKDAAEEWPVARQIHSFYFIKYRPFEDPKMKAKLDAAEKELKKLNEARGAVLNDLRAKRTERSKLFDLLDPLKSERKGFNTMFDEKRKEMEPLQQALGKLRNNDGGSARGPAICSSEEELNNMIYSYQYRIQHESIPLTEEKQLLKEIRLLEGTRDKVIANAAMRAKIKESMGQKDDIQGQVKIYSYQYRIQHESIPLTEEKQLLKEIRLLEGTRDKVIANAAMRAKIKESMGQKDDIQGQVKLMGAGLDGVKKERQAISARINELSEKLKATKDEIQVLENELKNVSEKRDKAYSNIHELWKQRDETNSGLYQNRTVLNKARDLAAQKNISELEALSNAXGEPPKKAEETNNKVLNADVPKDAAEEWPVARQIHSFYFIKYRPFEDPKMKAKLDAAEKELKKLNEARGAVLNDLRAKRTERSKLFDLLDPLKSERKGFNTMFDEKRKEMEPLQQALGKLRNNDGGSARGPAICSSEEELNNMIYSYQYRIQHESIPLTEEKQLLKEIRLLEGTRDKVIANAAMRAKIKESMGQKDDIQGQVKLMGAGLDGVKKERQAISARINELSEKLKATKDEIQVLENELKNVSEKRDKAYSNIHELWKQRDETNSGLYQNRTVLNKARDLAAQKNISELEALSNAEVEKFISLWCSKKNFREDYEKRSLASLDYRQLSRDGRMRNPEEKPLIAPEVPPSKAPPSEAEVVPKAKAKPQQKEEPVSAPKPVSAPKPDASIAEKPEKAKDVVKVKNVVNDDDEEEVYGLGKPQKEEKAVDAATAKEMRKQEEIAKAKQAMERKKKLAEKAAAKAAIRAQKEAEKKEKKEQEKKAKKKTGGNTETEAEEVPEASEAEKEESEALVQEEKPQKEKVLKEKPIRNRIRSRGGPETLPRAILKRKKSTNYWVYAAPAALAVLMLLVLGYYYVL, encoded by the exons ATGGGCGTTGAGGTTGTTAATGGTGGATTTGAGGTTGCTCCTGCTCCTTTCGAAGGGAAGCCCGACAAGAACGGGAAGCCTGACCAAGTCAAAGGAGATAAAGTCTCCATCAAGTTTGGTTCACACGGTGAGCCACCTAAGAAAGCCGAAGAGACTAATAACAAAGTGTTGAATGCTGATGTACCTAAAGATGCAGCTGAAGAGTGGCCTGTGGCCAGGCAGATCCACTCTTTCTACTTTATCAAATACCGTCCTTTCGAGGACCCCAAAATGAAAGCTAAGCTTGATGCTGCTGAGAAAGAGCTTAAGAAATTGAACGAAGCTCGAGGTGCAGTTTTGAACGACTTAAGAGCTAAGAgg ACCGAGAGATCAAAGTTATTTGATCTGCTAGACCCGTTGAAGTCAGAGCGTAAGGGATTCAACACGATGTTTGatgagaaaagaaaggaaatgGAACCTTTGCAGCAAGCTCTGGGAAAGCTAAGGAACAATGATGGTGGGAGTGCTCGTGGTCCCGCTATCTGTTCGTCCGAGGAAGAGCTGAATAATATG atttaCAGCTACCAGTATCGGATTCAACATGAAAGCATTCCTTTAACCGAGGAGAAGCAGCTTCTTAAAGAGATCAGGCTGCTTGAAGGGACAAGAGATAAGGTCATTGCTAATGCGGCTATGAGAGCCAAAATCAAAGAATCTATGGGTCAGAAGGATGATATCCAAGGTCAAGTTAAG ATTTACAGCTACCAGTATCGGATTCAACATGAAAGCATTCCTTTAACCGAGGAGAAGCAGCTTCTTAAAGAGATCAGGCTGCTTGAAGGGACAAGAGATAAGGTCATTGCTAATGCGGCTATGAGAGCCAAAATCAAAGAATCTATGGGTCAGAAGGATGATATCCAAGGTCAAGTTAAG TTAATGGGTGCTGGTTTGGACGGAGTGAAAAAGGAGAGGCAAGCAATTTCAGCAAGGATTAATGAGCTGAGTGAGAAGTTGAAAGCAACAAAAGATGAGATTCAGGTGTTGGAGAATGAGCTGAAGAATGTGAGCGAGAAGAGAGATAAAGCTTATTCAAACATTCATGAGCTCTGGAAACAACGCGATGAGACG AACTCTGGCTTATACCAAAACCGTACTGTGTTGAATAAAGCTAGAGACTTGGCTGCACAAAAGAACATAAGCGAGCTTGAGGCGCTCTCCAATGCCNACGGTGAGCCACCTAAGAAAGCCGAAGAGACTAATAACAAAGTGTTGAATGCTGATGTACCTAAAGATGCAGCTGAAGAGTGGCCTGTGGCCAGGCAGATCCACTCTTTCTACTTTATCAAATACCGTCCTTTCGAGGACCCCAAAATGAAAGCTAAGCTTGATGCTGCTGAGAAAGAGCTTAAGAAATTGAACGAAGCTCGAGGTGCAGTTTTGAACGACTTAAGAGCTAAGAgg ACCGAGAGATCAAAGTTATTTGATCTGCTAGACCCGTTGAAGTCAGAGCGTAAGGGATTCAACACGATGTTTGatgagaaaagaaaggaaatgGAACCTTTGCAGCAAGCTCTGGGAAAGCTAAGGAACAATGATGGTGGGAGTGCTCGTGGTCCCGCTATCTGTTCGTCCGAGGAAGAGCTGAATAATATG atttaCAGCTACCAGTATCGGATTCAACATGAAAGCATTCCTTTAACCGAGGAGAAGCAGCTTCTTAAAGAGATCAGGCTGCTTGAAGGGACAAGAGATAAGGTCATTGCTAATGCGGCTATGAGAGCCAAAATCAAAGAATCTATGGGTCAGAAGGATGATATCCAAGGTCAAGTTAAG TTAATGGGTGCTGGTTTGGACGGAGTGAAAAAGGAGAGGCAAGCAATTTCAGCAAGGATTAATGAGCTGAGTGAGAAGTTGAAAGCAACAAAAGATGAGATTCAGGTGTTGGAGAATGAGCTGAAGAATGTGAGCGAGAAGAGAGATAAAGCTTATTCAAACATTCATGAGCTCTGGAAACAACGCGATGAGACG AACTCTGGCTTATACCAAAACCGTACTGTGTTGAATAAAGCTAGAGACTTGGCTGCACAAAAGAACATAAGCGAGCTTGAGGCGCTCTCCAATGCCGAGGTTGAGAAATTTATTTCCCTTTGGTGCAGTAAGAAGAATTTCAGAGAAGATTATGAGAAGAGAAGCTTGGCATCACTTGATTATAGGCAGCTGAGCAGAGATGGACGGATGAGGAATCCGGAAGAGAAGCCTCTGATTGCTCCAGAGGTACCACCATCAAAGGCACCGCCTTCTGAGGCTGAGGTTGTCCCTAAAGCTAAGGCAAAGCCGCAGCAAAAGGAGGAACCAGTCTCTGCACCTAAACCAGTCTCTGCACCTAAACCAGATGCTAGTATAGCTGAGAAGCCTGAGAAAGCTAAAGATGTAGTCAAAGTAAAGAACgttgtgaatgatgatgatgaagaagaagtatatgGTCTTGGAAAGCCGCAGAAGGAAGAAAAAGCGGTTGATGCAGCTACGGCGAAGGAAATGAGAAAGCAAGAGGAGATTGCTAAAGCCAAGCAAGCCatggaaaggaagaagaagctggcGGAGAAAGCTGCTGCTAAAGCTGCTATAAGAGCTCAAAAGGAagctgagaagaaagaaaaaaag GAGCAAGAGAAGAAAGCCAAGAAGAAGACCGGAGGCAACACAGAAACCGAGGCTGAGGAAGTTCCCGAAGCTTCTGAGGCAGAGAAGGAAGAATCTGAAGCTCTGGTGCAGGAGGAGAAACCGCAGAAGGAAAAAGTCTTAAAAGAGAAACCGATAAGGAACAGGATCCGCAGTAGAGGAGGACCAGAAACACTCCCGAGAGCGATCCTTAAGCGTAAGAAGTCGACTAACTACTGGGTTTATGCTGCTCCAGCTGCTCTTGCGGTACTGATGCTTCTCGTCTTGGGTTACTACTACGTTCTCTAG
- the LOC104722172 gene encoding exosome complex component RRP41-like isoform X2: MSAKPGAATPTYSPKVVGRSRLPIFKDSDLDWSRPDGRGFPQCRPALLQTGAVSSASGSAYAEFGNTKVIVSVFGPRESKKAMTYSDVGRLNCNVSYTTFASPTLGQGTDHKEFSSMLHKALEGVIMMETFPKTTVDVFALVLESGGSDLSVVISCASLALADAGIMMYDLITAVSVSCIGKNLMIDPVTEEEGCEDGSFMMTCMPSRYEVTQLTVTGEWTTPNINEAMQLCLDACSKLGEIMRDCLKQAASASDE, translated from the exons ATGTCAGCAAAACCTGGAGCCGCAACGCCAACGTATTCACCTAAAGTTGTGGGAAGATCTCGACTTCCTATTTTCAAAGACTCCGACCTCGATTGGTCCCGTCCTGATGGCCGTGGCTTCCCTCAATGCCGACCTGCCT tgcttcAAACTGGTGCTGTGAGCTCTGCTTCTGGTTCTGCTTATGCTGAGTTTGGGAACACAAAAGTCATTGTTTCAGT ATTTGGGCCAAGGGAGAGTAAGAAAGCAATGACTTATAGTGATGTTGGTAGATTGAATTGCAATGTTAGCTATACTACTTTTGCTTCCCCGACTCTTGGCCAG GGAACTGATCATAAAGAGTTCTCATCAATGCTTCACAAAGCGTTGGAAGGCGTAATAATGATGGAGACTTTTCCAAAGACTACTGTTGATGTTTTTGCATTGGTTCTTGAATCCGGAGGCA GTGACCTTTCTGTTGTGATATCATGTGCTAGTCTTGCTCTAGCTGATGCCGGGATTATGATGTATGACCTTATCACAGCTGTTTCAGTG TCTTGCATAGGGAAAAACCTGATGATTGACCCGGTTACTGAAGAGGAAGGATGTGAAGATGGAAGCTTTATGATGACGTGCATGCCATCTCGTTATGAAGTCACTCAGCTAACCGTCACGGGTGAATGGACAACGCCTAATATCAACGAG GCAATGCAGCTTTGCTTGGATGCTTGTTCAAAACTTGGAGAGATCATGCGGGATTGTTTGAAACAGGCTGCCTCAGCTTCCGATGAATGA
- the LOC104722174 gene encoding beta-glucuronosyltransferase GlcAT14A: MASLNSEKRWIFPLAMASLMFIFLVAASFNMGLLSSVRSINSLIFSSSLSTTNETRAEFVESKVNNNSSHPPPVQPSPPRFGYLVSGSRGDLESLWRVLRALYHPRNQYVVHLDLESPAEERLELAKRVSEDPVFSDVGNVHMITKANLVTYRGPTMVANTLHACAILLKQSKDWDWFINLSASDYPLVTQDDLIDTFSGLDRNLNFIDHSSKLGWKEEKRAKPLIIDPGLYSTKKSDVFWVTPRRTMPTAFKLFTGSAWMLLSRSFVEYCIWGWDNLPRTLLMYYTNFLSTPEGYFHTVICNAPEYSATVVNHDMHFISWDRPPKQHPRTLNINDTERMIGSGTAFARKFRHNDPVLDKIDKELLGRGNGNFTPGGWCAGEPKCSRVGDPSMIKPGPGANRLRVLINGLVLASKLTQRQCR, from the exons ATGGCGTCCTTAAACTCAGAGAAGAGATGGATTTTTCCTCTAGCAATGGCTTCTCTCATGTTCATATTCCTTGTAGCTGCATCCTTCAACATGGGTCTCCTCTCTTCCGTGCGTTCCATTAACTCACTCATCTTCTCCTCCAGTCTCTCGACTACTAACGAGACAAGAGCCGAATTCGTAGAGTCTAAAGTCAATAATAACTCCTCTCATCCCCCTCCAGTACAGCCTAGTCCTCCTCGTTTTGGTTATCTAGTTTCAGGTTCAAGAGGTGACTTAGAGAGTCTATGGAGAGTGTTAAGAGCATTGTACCATCCGAGGAATCAATACGTTGTTCATCTCGATCTTGAGTCTCCTGCTGAAGAGAGGCTTGAGCTGGCTAAACGAGTGAGCGAGGATCCTGTTTTTAGTGACGTTGGGAATGTTCACATGATCACAAAGGCTAACCTCGTTACATATCGAGGACCCACAATGGTGGCCAATACGCTCCACGCTTGCGCCATTCTCTTGAAGCAGAGTAAAGATTGGGATTGGTTCATCAATCTCAGCGCCTCGGACTATCCTCTAGTCACTCAAGATG ATCTTATTGATACATTCTCAGGGTTGGACCGGAACCTCAACTTTATCGACCATAGTAGCAAACTAGGCTGGAAAGA AGAGAAACGAGCAAAGCCTCTGATCATAGACCCGGGGCTTTACTCCACAAAAAAGTCAGATGTCTTCTGGGTTACACCTCGCAGAACCATGCCAACTGCATTCAAACTATTTACTG GTTCCGCTTGGATGCTCTTATCTCGGTCGTTCGTAGAATATTGCATTTGGGGATGGGACAATCTTCCACGGACTCTTCTAATGTATTACACCAACTTCCTCTCTACACCGGAAGGATATTTCCACACTGTCATTTGCAACGCGCCAGAGTACTCTGCCACGGTGGTGAACCACGACATGCATTTCATCTCCTGGGACCGCCCTCCCAAACAGCATCCTCGGACGCTCAACATTAATGATACAGAGAGGATGATTGGAAGCGGAACAGCGTTTGCCCGCAAGTTCAGACACAATGATCCTGTCCTGGATAAGATCGATAAAGAGCTGCTCGGTAGAGGTAACGGGAACTTTACGCCTGGTGGTTGGTGTGCAGGGGAACCAAAATGCTCGAGGGTTGGTGATCCGTCAATGATTAAGCCCGGTCCTGGAGCTAACCGGCTTCGTGTGCTTATTAACGGACTTGTTTTGGCATCTAAACTGACTCAAAGGCAATGTAGATAG
- the LOC104722168 gene encoding PRA1 family protein H — protein sequence MAFSPNPLSLSVPDPAFESWLRDSGYLELLDHRTSAAAAAASSSAPVSTSAAATSSASDDVVSSITGGFFASLLSRLVTVSSLLTINPFSKLSADDFSGDTPPWTTGFFGNCDSYSFPSSSQQARMRVHENIKRFARNYATLFIVFFACALYQMPLALVGLLASLALWELFKYCSDRWKFDRHPSMRKFSIGIGQCGTAVLLTFLNVQMALFSALAVSYSVMILHAGFRKLTPSKKPSRGR from the exons ATGGCTTTCTCTCCTAACCCTCTTTCTCTAAGCGTACCCGATCCTGCTTTCGAATCTTGGCTCCGAGACTCCGGTTATCTCGAGCTCCTCGATCACCGCACATCCGCTGCAGCCGCCGCCGCTTCCTCCTCTGCACCCGTATCAACCTCGGCTGCCGCAACTTCCTCTGCCTCCGACGATGTCGTTTCCTCCATTACCGGTGGTTTCTTCGCTTCTCTCTTGTCTCGGCTCGTcactgtttcttctcttctgacTATCAACCCTTTCTCCAAGCTCTCCGCCGATGACTTTTCCGGAGATACGCCACCGTGGACCACCGGTTTCTTTGGCAATTGCGACTCTTATTCGTTCCCGTCGTCTTCTCAGCAAGCGAGGATGAGAGTTCATGAGAATATCAAACGATTCGCTAGGAATTACGCTAccctcttcatcgtcttcttcgctTGTGCACT GTATCAGATGCCACTTGCATTGGTGGGATTGTTAGCAAGCTTAGCACTTTGGGAGCTTTTCAAATACTGCAGTGATAGATGGAAGTTTGATCGTCACCCTTCCATGAGGAAGTTCTCAATCGGTATTGGTCAGTGTG GGACTGCAGTTCTTCTCACGTTTTTGAATGTCCAAATGGCTCTTTTCTCTGCTCTTGCCGTCAGTTATTCAG TTATGATATTGCATGCTGGGTTCAGGAAGCTCACGCCATCCAAGAAACCATCTCGAGGAAGATAA
- the LOC104722169 gene encoding early nodulin-like protein 2 — translation MTFLKMKSLSFFFTILLSLSAFFTISDARKFSVGGSGAWVTNPPENYESWSGKNRFLIHDTLYFSYAKGADSVLEVNKADYDGCNTKNPIKRVDDGDSEISLDRYGPFYFISGNEDNCKKGQKLSVVVISPRTPSTAQPPHAAAPGSSPPGSTTPPGGAHSPKSSSPVSPTTSPPGSMAPKSGSPVSPTTSPPAPPKSSSPVSPSSAPMTSPPAPMAPKSSSTVPPSSAPMTSPPAPMAPKSSSTVPPSSAPMTSPPGPMAPESSSPVSNSPAVSPSLAPGDSTSLPPSDSPSANSPSGSAMGPSGDGSAMGPSGDGPSASGDISTPAGAPGQKKSSANGMTVMSITTTIVFSLVLTIFIMSA, via the exons ATGACCTTTCTAAAAATGAAAagcctttctttcttcttcaccatcctcctctctctctctgccttcTTTACAATCTCCGACGCTCGGAAGTTTAGTGTTGGAGGCAGCGGCGCGTGGGTTACAAACCCACCTGAAAACTACGAATCTTGGTCTGGCAAAAACCGTTTCCTTATTCACGACACTCTCt ATTTTAGCTACGCTAAGGGAGCTGACTCGGTGCTAGAGGTGAACAAGGCTGATTACGACGGATGTAATACAAAGAACCCGATCAAGAGAGTAGACGATGGAGACTCTGAGATCTCGCTTGATCGTTATGGTCCCTTTTACTTCATCAGTGGCAATGAAGACAACTGTAAGAAGGGACAAAAGCTTTCTGTCGTTGTCATATCTCCCAGGACTCCATCTACGGCTCAGCCTCCTCACGCTGCCGCACCGGGAAGTTCTCCTCCGGGATCTACTACTCCCCCTGGAGGAGCCCACTCGCCTAAATCTTCCTCCCCTGTTTCCCCGACGACTTCTCCTCCTGGATCAATGGCACCTAAATCAGGTTCCCCTGTTTCTCCGACGACTTCTCCGCCGGCACCACCTAAATCCTCTTCCCCTGTTTCCCCATCCTCTGCTCCGATGACTTCACCACCGGCACCAATGGCACCTAAATCTTCTTCCACTGTTCCCCCATCTTCTGCCCCAATGACTTCACCACCGGCACCAATGGCTCCAAAATCTTCTTCCACTGTTCCCCCGTCTTCTGCTCCGATGACTTCACCACCAGGACCAATGGCACCAGAATCTTCATCCCCTGTTTCAAACTCACCTGCCGTTTCTCCATCTTTGGCTCCGGGAGACTCTACTTCTCTTCCGCCGTCCGATTCCCCTTCAGCAAACTCGCCGTCAGGTTCGGCGATGGGTCCGTCGGGAGATGGTTCGGCGATGGGTCCCTCGGGAGATGGTCCGTCGGCTTCCGGTGATATCAGTACACCGGCGGGAGCTCCAGGGCAGAAAAAATCGTCGGCGAATGGTATGACCGTTATGTCGATTACTACTACTATAgtatttagtttggttttaacCATCTTTATCATGTCAGCTTAA